The proteins below come from a single Buchnera aphidicola (Thelaxes californica) genomic window:
- a CDS encoding RlmE family RNA methyltransferase, whose product MMKKKRSKSSKKWLKKHFNDIYVQNSHKNQLRSRAWFKLDEINKMTNLLYNKKCVVDLGAAPGGWSQYVSHQFLNKKNSEIIACDRINMKKIDKVIFMQGDLTNHLFLKQFLNYVCNKKVDLLISDMAPNITGISSIDIPNSIFLAELALKITKLILIKEGLFLVKIFQGTGVNQYLNLMREHFFHVKICKPKSSSACSREFFIIAGNKKK is encoded by the coding sequence ATTATGAAAAAAAAACGTTCTAAAAGTTCTAAAAAATGGTTAAAAAAACATTTTAATGATATATATGTTCAAAATTCTCATAAAAATCAATTACGTTCTAGAGCATGGTTTAAGTTAGATGAAATAAATAAAATGACAAATTTATTATATAATAAAAAATGTGTAGTAGATTTAGGAGCTGCTCCTGGGGGATGGTCTCAATATGTTTCACATCAATTTTTAAATAAAAAAAATAGTGAAATTATAGCTTGCGATAGAATAAATATGAAAAAAATAGATAAGGTAATTTTTATGCAAGGAGATCTGACAAATCATCTCTTTTTGAAACAATTTTTAAATTATGTATGTAATAAAAAAGTAGATTTATTAATTTCTGATATGGCTCCTAATATAACAGGAATATCATCTATAGATATACCAAATTCTATTTTTTTAGCTGAACTAGCATTGAAAATTACAAAATTAATTCTTATTAAAGAAGGTTTATTTTTAGTAAAAATATTTCAGGGTACAGGCGTTAATCAATATTTAAATTTGATGCGTGAACATTTTTTTCATGTAAAAATATGTAAACCGAAATCTTCTAGTGCTTGTTCTCGTGAATTTTTTATTATTGCAGGTAATAAAAAAAAATAA
- the greA gene encoding transcription elongation factor GreA, translating to MIEHIPITISGEIKLLNELYELKKNQRPKIINAIQEARKHGDLKENAEYHAAREEQGFCESRIRYIETILSKAHIIDIKKISNTGRVIFGSTVTIYNIDEKKKFVYRIVGDDESNFKKKLISINSPVARALIGKEIDDIVLVKTPRGIVKYQILMIQHV from the coding sequence ATGATAGAACACATTCCTATTACAATTTCTGGAGAAATAAAACTGTTAAATGAATTATATGAATTAAAAAAGAATCAAAGACCTAAAATTATTAATGCAATTCAAGAAGCAAGAAAACATGGCGATTTAAAAGAAAATGCAGAATATCATGCTGCTCGTGAAGAACAAGGATTTTGTGAAAGTCGTATTAGATATATTGAAACAATTTTATCTAAAGCTCATATTATAGACATAAAAAAAATTAGTAATACAGGAAGAGTAATTTTTGGTTCTACAGTTACAATTTATAATATTGATGAAAAAAAAAAATTTGTATACCGTATTGTAGGGGATGATGAATCTAATTTCAAAAAAAAATTAATTTCTATTAATTCTCCTGTTGCTCGAGCGTTAATAGGGAAAGAAATTGATGATATCGTTTTAGTAAAAACTCCTAGAGGAATAGTAAAATATCAAATTTTAATGATACAACATGTTTAA
- a CDS encoding BolA/IbaG family iron-sulfur metabolism protein, translating into MKIKDIKILLKKKIPLSDIYIEGNNQHIKIIAIGDIFNNMNTMQREKTIYNILTPYIINQTIHAVSINAYSLIEWKNNYINNANKHKK; encoded by the coding sequence ATGAAAATTAAAGATATTAAAATATTATTAAAAAAAAAAATACCATTAAGTGACATCTATATTGAAGGAAATAATCAACATATAAAAATTATCGCAATCGGTGATATATTTAACAATATGAATACTATGCAAAGAGAAAAAACCATATATAATATTTTAACTCCATATATAATTAATCAAACCATACATGCTGTTAGTATCAATGCATATTCTCTTATAGAATGGAAAAATAATTATATAAATAATGCGAATAAACATAAAAAATAA
- the rplU gene encoding 50S ribosomal protein L21 has protein sequence MYAVFTSGGKQYKVSEGSIIKIEKLNIRIGSTIKIKKILMINDETNKKIGTPFLKKSYIHAIIDEHGKSKKINIIKFKRRKHYKKKQGHRQLFTKIRITKIHG, from the coding sequence ATGTACGCTGTTTTTACAAGTGGTGGAAAACAATATAAAGTATCTGAAGGATCAATAATAAAAATAGAAAAATTAAATATAAGAATAGGTTCAACCATTAAAATAAAAAAAATATTAATGATAAATGATGAAACAAACAAAAAAATAGGAACTCCATTTTTAAAAAAATCATATATACATGCTATAATTGATGAACATGGTAAATCAAAAAAAATCAATATTATTAAATTTAAAAGAAGAAAACATTATAAAAAAAAACAAGGTCATAGACAATTATTTACTAAAATACGTATTACAAAAATTCACGGTTAA
- the rpmA gene encoding 50S ribosomal protein L27 gives MAQKKAGGSTRNGRDSNPKKLGVKKFGGEFVISGNILVKQRGTKFHPGLNVQCGKDHTLFAVKNGIVQFKKKGVKYRTYVNVIQSK, from the coding sequence ATGGCACAAAAAAAAGCTGGAGGATCTACTCGAAATGGGAGAGATTCTAACCCCAAAAAATTAGGAGTAAAAAAATTTGGAGGGGAATTTGTTATATCAGGCAATATATTAGTGAAACAAAGAGGAACTAAATTTCACCCAGGATTAAATGTACAATGTGGAAAAGATCATACACTATTTGCAGTAAAAAATGGAATTGTTCAATTTAAAAAAAAAGGAGTTAAATATCGCACTTACGTAAATGTAATTCAATCAAAATAA
- the cgtA gene encoding Obg family GTPase CgtA — MNFIDEVDIDISAGNGGDGCISFRREKYIPKGGPDGGNGGNGGNIWIKIDKNINTLIEYKFKKKFQAQHGQPGQPKKCTGKTGKDLILTVPIGTQIIEYSSNILIADLIENKKEKLLIAKGGWHGLGNVRFKSSTNRTPYKKTLGKKGESKKIKLKLILLADVGTLGMPNVGKSTLIQSITKSNTKIADYPFTTLFPSLGVVYIGPKKNNKKFVIADIPGLIKNAHKGMGLGIQFLQHLERCKILIHIVDLFPTDFSNPINNIEMITNEIHKHSLSLYKKPRWLVFNKIDLFTNTKQKIQFENMLKKYQIKEKYFFISAKEQIGIKNLCNHLWNFLNQKI; from the coding sequence ATGAATTTTATTGACGAAGTTGATATTGACATTTCTGCCGGAAATGGAGGAGACGGATGTATTAGTTTCAGAAGAGAAAAATATATTCCAAAAGGAGGTCCAGATGGAGGAAATGGAGGAAATGGAGGAAATATTTGGATAAAAATAGATAAAAATATTAACACATTAATTGAATATAAATTCAAAAAAAAATTTCAAGCACAACATGGTCAACCAGGACAACCAAAAAAATGTACTGGAAAAACAGGAAAAGATTTAATTCTTACTGTACCAATTGGTACTCAAATTATAGAATATTCTAGTAATATTTTAATCGCTGATTTAATAGAAAATAAAAAAGAAAAATTATTAATTGCTAAAGGAGGATGGCATGGTTTAGGAAATGTTCGATTTAAATCTTCTACTAATCGTACCCCATATAAAAAAACATTAGGAAAAAAAGGAGAAAGTAAAAAAATTAAATTAAAATTAATACTTTTAGCTGATGTTGGTACATTAGGTATGCCAAATGTTGGAAAATCTACTTTAATTCAAAGTATTACTAAATCTAATACGAAAATTGCTGATTATCCCTTTACTACTTTATTTCCATCATTAGGTGTCGTATATATTGGCCCAAAAAAAAACAATAAAAAATTTGTCATTGCAGATATTCCAGGTCTAATTAAAAATGCTCATAAAGGAATGGGTTTAGGAATACAATTTCTACAACATCTCGAAAGATGTAAAATTCTTATTCATATTGTTGATTTATTTCCTACAGATTTTTCTAATCCGATAAATAATATAGAAATGATAACTAATGAAATTCACAAACATAGTTTAAGTTTATATAAAAAACCTAGATGGTTAGTTTTTAATAAAATTGATTTATTTACAAATACAAAACAAAAAATACAATTTGAAAATATGTTAAAAAAATATCAAATTAAAGAAAAATATTTTTTTATTTCTGCAAAAGAACAAATTGGAATAAAAAATTTATGTAATCATTTATGGAATTTTTTAAATCAAAAAATATAA
- the rpsI gene encoding 30S ribosomal protein S9: MIKHYGTGRRKSSSARVFLEKGNGKILINKRTIETYFQKETARMIILQPLLVVDMIKNINLYITVTGGGISGQAGAVRQGIARALIQYDSAFRIKLRKAGLVTRDSRQVERKKVGLRKARKKPQFSKR, translated from the coding sequence ATGATAAAGCATTATGGAACAGGAAGAAGGAAAAGTTCTTCTGCTCGAGTATTTTTAGAAAAAGGAAATGGTAAAATTTTAATAAATAAACGTACTATTGAAACATATTTTCAAAAAGAAACTGCTCGAATGATTATTTTACAACCCCTTTTAGTTGTTGATATGATTAAAAATATTAATTTGTATATTACTGTAACAGGAGGAGGTATTTCAGGTCAAGCTGGGGCTGTGCGTCAAGGAATTGCACGAGCTTTAATTCAATATGATAGTGCTTTTCGAATTAAATTAAGAAAAGCAGGACTTGTGACACGTGATTCACGTCAAGTAGAAAGAAAAAAAGTTGGTTTAAGAAAAGCACGAAAAAAACCACAATTTTCAAAACGTTAA
- the rplM gene encoding 50S ribosomal protein L13: protein MKTFSAKKNTIKKKWYCIDAQNKILGRLATTISIYLRGKHKPEYTKHIDTGDYVIVVNAKKILLTGKKNINKKYYHHTGYIGGIKQISFKDMLITNPERIIYLAVKGMLPKNSLGREMLKKLKIFSDHQHIHFAQNPHDLYIT, encoded by the coding sequence ATGAAAACTTTTTCGGCTAAAAAAAATACCATAAAAAAAAAATGGTACTGTATAGATGCTCAAAACAAAATATTAGGAAGGTTAGCGACTACCATATCTATATATTTAAGAGGAAAACATAAACCAGAATATACGAAACATATAGATACTGGAGATTATGTTATTGTTGTTAATGCAAAAAAAATATTGTTGACAGGAAAAAAAAATATAAATAAAAAATATTATCACCATACTGGTTATATTGGTGGTATTAAACAAATTAGTTTTAAAGATATGTTAATCACGAACCCTGAAAGAATTATTTATCTTGCAGTCAAAGGCATGCTTCCTAAAAATTCTTTAGGAAGAGAAATGTTAAAAAAATTAAAAATTTTTTCTGATCATCAACATATACATTTTGCTCAAAATCCTCATGATTTATACATCACTTAA
- a CDS encoding prephenate dehydratase domain-containing protein, which produces MNTTNILKSLRKKINLVDESIIELLSKRQSLIKEIAKEKIEKKLKIRDEKREKELLCFIEKISKQKKLNTQLILKIFKLIILNSVLEQKKFLKIISNKKINDKTISLLGPKGSYSYIAALKYNKYKLKNYELNMLSNFKEIVCAVELNQSHYGILPLENTSSGDIEEVFNLLFEHDIFIINEFYLKIEHCLLSIKTSDIHKIKNVYSHYQPLKQCNKFIQLFPHWNIKKISSSSYGMQKIMQSNCITNAVIGSEEGAKLYGLQIIKKNISNQKKNITRFIIISKKLKKNHKNIPLKTSIVLKLDKNINNFLEILKIFKSYSIVIHKLQTHINIHKPTKKFFYLEITNDLYSNNTIKFIKEIKKIVDFIKILGCYPINNI; this is translated from the coding sequence ATGAATACAACAAATATATTAAAATCATTAAGAAAAAAAATTAATTTAGTAGATGAGTCTATAATAGAATTGTTGTCTAAAAGACAATCTCTTATAAAAGAGATAGCAAAAGAAAAAATTGAAAAAAAATTAAAAATAAGAGATGAAAAAAGAGAAAAAGAATTATTATGTTTTATTGAAAAAATCTCAAAACAAAAAAAATTAAATACCCAATTAATTTTAAAAATATTCAAATTAATCATTTTAAATTCTGTTTTAGAACAAAAAAAATTTTTAAAAATTATATCTAATAAAAAAATAAATGATAAAACAATTTCTCTTTTAGGTCCAAAAGGATCATATTCTTATATTGCAGCATTAAAATATAATAAATATAAATTGAAAAATTATGAATTAAATATGTTATCTAACTTTAAAGAAATAGTATGTGCAGTAGAATTAAATCAATCTCATTATGGTATATTACCTTTAGAAAATACTAGTTCAGGAGACATTGAAGAAGTATTTAATTTATTATTTGAACATGATATTTTTATAATAAATGAATTCTATTTAAAAATAGAACATTGTTTATTATCTATAAAAACATCTGATATTCATAAAATAAAAAATGTATATTCACATTATCAACCTTTAAAACAATGTAATAAATTTATCCAATTATTTCCACATTGGAATATTAAAAAAATTTCAAGTAGTTCTTATGGTATGCAAAAAATTATGCAATCTAATTGCATTACAAACGCTGTTATTGGAAGTGAAGAAGGAGCAAAATTATATGGTTTACAAATAATTAAAAAAAATATTTCTAATCAAAAAAAAAATATAACACGATTTATAATCATTTCCAAAAAATTAAAAAAAAATCATAAAAATATTCCACTGAAAACTTCAATAGTGTTAAAATTAGATAAAAATATAAATAATTTTTTAGAAATCTTAAAAATTTTTAAAAGTTATTCAATTGTAATACATAAACTCCAAACGCATATAAATATTCATAAACCAACAAAAAAATTTTTTTATTTAGAAATTACAAATGATCTATATTCTAATAATACCATTAAATTCATAAAAGAAATAAAAAAAATAGTTGATTTTATAAAAATATTAGGTTGTTATCCAATTAATAATATATAA
- the ffh gene encoding signal recognition particle protein, whose translation MFNTLTEHLNKILNKISNTGRLTEQNIQNTLREVRTALLEADVSLEVIKNFIEKVKLQSIGKKFNKELTPGQELIKVVKQELINCMKNTNEHLNFSTIPPAIILMVGLQGMGKTTTTAKLGKYIQKNKKKKVLLVSLDIHRPAAIEQLKVLSEQIQVDFFSPLTIHNPLQIAQDALSYVKNKMYEVIIFDTAGRLHVNENMMKELNQIYNSISPIETLLTIDAMIGQDAHNIINQFSKNINITGIVITKIDGNARAGVALSIKEMTGKPIKFMGIGEKVDDIEAFNPEKIANRILGMGDTISIIEEIERKITKKQSHNLKKKINSGKKFTLNDFLIHITEINKSGGIVNLINRLPQNDVLKNQSPNSMNNNILKKFSAIIQSMNHTEKMDPDIIKSSRKKRIALGSGTKVQDINIMLKQFLYLQNIMKKVKTGNIKSIFENIKNIFSGKR comes from the coding sequence ATGTTTAATACTTTAACTGAACATTTAAATAAAATTTTAAATAAAATTTCTAATACAGGAAGATTAACAGAACAAAATATTCAAAATACTTTAAGAGAAGTACGCACAGCTTTACTAGAAGCTGACGTATCATTAGAAGTAATAAAAAATTTCATAGAAAAAGTAAAATTACAATCTATAGGAAAAAAATTTAACAAAGAATTAACACCTGGACAAGAATTAATTAAAGTAGTAAAACAAGAACTTATTAATTGTATGAAAAATACAAATGAACATTTAAATTTTTCCACTATTCCTCCAGCAATAATATTAATGGTAGGATTACAAGGAATGGGAAAAACAACAACAACAGCAAAATTAGGAAAATATATTCAAAAAAATAAGAAAAAAAAAGTACTTTTAGTATCTTTAGATATACATCGTCCTGCGGCAATAGAACAATTAAAAGTATTATCAGAGCAAATTCAAGTGGATTTTTTTTCTCCTTTAACAATACATAATCCATTACAAATAGCACAAGATGCTTTATCATATGTAAAAAACAAAATGTATGAAGTAATCATTTTTGATACTGCTGGTCGTTTGCATGTTAATGAAAATATGATGAAAGAATTAAATCAAATTTATAATTCTATATCTCCAATTGAAACATTATTAACTATAGATGCTATGATTGGACAAGATGCACATAATATTATTAATCAGTTTAGTAAAAATATTAATATTACTGGAATTGTTATCACAAAAATCGATGGTAATGCTAGAGCAGGAGTAGCACTTTCTATAAAAGAAATGACTGGAAAACCAATTAAATTTATGGGAATAGGCGAAAAAGTCGATGACATCGAAGCGTTTAATCCAGAAAAAATAGCAAATAGAATATTAGGAATGGGTGATACAATATCAATAATTGAAGAAATAGAAAGAAAAATTACTAAAAAACAATCCCATAATTTAAAAAAAAAAATTAATTCTGGAAAAAAATTTACATTAAATGATTTTTTAATTCATATTACAGAAATCAACAAATCAGGAGGAATAGTAAATTTAATAAATAGATTACCTCAAAATGATGTATTAAAAAATCAATCACCGAATTCTATGAATAATAACATTTTGAAAAAGTTTTCTGCTATCATTCAATCTATGAATCATACAGAAAAAATGGATCCAGACATTATTAAATCTTCTAGAAAAAAAAGAATTGCTTTAGGTTCTGGTACTAAAGTTCAAGATATTAATATAATGTTAAAACAATTTTTATATTTACAAAATATTATGAAAAAAGTTAAAACCGGAAATATAAAAAGTATCTTTGAAAATATAAAAAATATTTTTTCAGGTAAACGATAA
- the rpsP gene encoding 30S ribosomal protein S16 has product MIKIRLARHGVKKKPFYKIIIADSKSPRDGKFIEKIGFFNPFSKNEKEKIHINLKRLEYWIQKGAQLSDRTKYLIKKTKKNNIII; this is encoded by the coding sequence ATGATTAAAATAAGATTAGCACGTCATGGAGTCAAAAAAAAACCATTTTATAAAATAATTATAGCTGATAGTAAATCTCCTAGAGATGGAAAATTTATTGAAAAAATTGGTTTTTTTAATCCATTTAGTAAAAATGAAAAAGAAAAAATTCATATTAATTTAAAAAGATTAGAATATTGGATACAAAAAGGAGCACAACTTTCAGATCGTACTAAATATTTAATTAAAAAAACAAAAAAAAATAATATTATAATATAA
- the rimM gene encoding ribosome maturation factor RimM (Essential for efficient processing of 16S rRNA), with protein MNNHFTIAGKITVPYGILGWMHFLSFTENKKNIFFYQPWFIKTKHQYVDISIESWKKHNKKFIIKIKNINDRNQAFFFQKKEIYVQNNCFPLLTNDEYYYKDIIKCNVYDEFSIYIGEVINIVNNKFYDLLIIKNKQSKQIYIPFIYKKIIKKVNIDKKEIIIKINYN; from the coding sequence ATGAACAATCATTTTACTATTGCTGGAAAAATTACTGTTCCTTATGGAATTTTAGGTTGGATGCATTTTTTATCTTTTACAGAAAACAAAAAAAATATATTTTTTTATCAACCTTGGTTTATAAAAACAAAACATCAATATGTTGATATTTCCATAGAAAGTTGGAAAAAACATAACAAAAAATTTATTATTAAAATAAAAAATATAAACGATAGAAATCAAGCTTTTTTTTTTCAAAAAAAAGAAATATATGTTCAAAATAATTGTTTTCCATTATTAACCAATGATGAATATTATTATAAAGACATTATAAAATGTAATGTTTACGACGAATTTAGTATATACATTGGAGAAGTAATAAACATTGTTAATAATAAATTTTATGATCTTTTAATTATAAAAAATAAACAATCAAAACAAATATATATTCCATTTATATATAAGAAAATAATAAAAAAAGTTAATATAGATAAAAAAGAAATTATTATTAAAATAAATTATAATTAA
- the trmD gene encoding tRNA (guanosine(37)-N1)-methyltransferase TrmD: MHIKIISIFPEMFYPIINYGITKQAINKKKLQIQLIQLRNFSNNKRKNIDDRPYGGGAGMIFTAPPLKRAIHFSKLKSKTPIKVIYLSPQGKKINQKNIDELMKNHTLILICGRYEGIDERIILTEIDEEWSIGDYVLSGGELAAMVLIDVITRFIPGVIKKKQSLIEESFFHGILDCPHYTRPKKISGIHVPKILLSGNHKKICEWKIQTAIKNTLKKRPDLLKNINYKKITKSKL; encoded by the coding sequence ATGCATATAAAAATTATTAGTATTTTCCCAGAAATGTTTTATCCTATTATAAATTATGGCATAACAAAACAAGCAATAAATAAAAAAAAATTACAAATACAATTAATTCAATTAAGAAATTTTTCCAATAATAAAAGAAAAAATATAGATGATAGACCTTATGGAGGAGGAGCTGGAATGATATTCACAGCACCTCCATTAAAAAGAGCAATACATTTTTCAAAATTAAAAAGTAAAACACCTATAAAAGTTATTTATTTATCTCCACAAGGAAAAAAAATTAACCAAAAAAATATTGATGAGTTAATGAAAAACCACACACTTATTTTAATATGTGGAAGATATGAAGGCATTGATGAACGAATAATATTAACTGAAATTGACGAAGAATGGTCAATTGGAGATTATGTATTAAGCGGAGGGGAACTTGCAGCAATGGTTCTAATTGATGTTATTACAAGATTTATTCCTGGAGTAATTAAAAAAAAACAATCTTTAATTGAAGAATCATTTTTTCATGGAATATTAGATTGTCCTCATTATACTCGACCGAAAAAAATATCTGGTATCCATGTTCCTAAAATACTATTATCTGGAAATCATAAAAAAATTTGTGAATGGAAAATACAAACAGCAATCAAAAATACATTAAAAAAAAGACCTGATTTATTAAAAAATATAAATTATAAAAAAATAACAAAGAGTAAATTATGA
- the rplS gene encoding 50S ribosomal protein L19 yields MNLILKKIEKKQMNIKIPHFNTGDTIEVNVWIVEGDKKRTQKFIGIVISIKKRQLNSSFTVRKISNGEGIERVFQMYSPVIDTINIIRRGSVRKAKLYFLRNRKGKAARIKEKM; encoded by the coding sequence ATGAATTTAATTTTAAAAAAAATTGAAAAAAAACAAATGAACATTAAAATTCCACATTTTAATACAGGAGATACAATAGAAGTTAATGTATGGATTGTAGAAGGAGATAAAAAAAGAACTCAAAAATTTATAGGAATTGTTATTAGTATTAAAAAAAGACAATTAAATTCTTCTTTTACTGTAAGAAAAATATCAAATGGAGAAGGTATTGAACGAGTATTTCAAATGTATTCTCCAGTTATTGATACCATTAATATTATCAGAAGAGGATCAGTAAGAAAAGCTAAACTATATTTTCTAAGAAATAGAAAAGGAAAAGCAGCAAGAATTAAAGAAAAAATGTAA